The following nucleotide sequence is from Nitrospirota bacterium.
CTTTTTCTGTAAGTTCACTTTGAGTATTGGTCTCTGATACTATCTCTATTATCAGGTCCGGAGAGACCTCCATCATCCCCTTTGGCCTTTCAGGAGATCGTTCTTTGCTGATATACACAACATCTGCTGCCCTGAGTGTAAGCGGCTTCTTCTTTATAATTACCCCTACTTCGCCTACTGCAACATATCCTCTATTCCTTAAATGTTTTCGCAATAACTCAGAAAAGATACTTTCAAAATCACCATGTTCAAAACCTGTAGGTGCCATTTCCCTTCGCTCCCCATTAATAATCTCATAATTCCCATCAGGAAGGAAATTTATATCCTCATATTCAAATGTCTCTTTTTCTATAATTACCGGTTTAGCCATTTTAATCTCTCAGATATGTGTTAATATTTTCCACAAATCCAGTATAGTCACATCATAATTGGGTGTCAATTAATATCAATCTTTATACAGAATTGTACAGTTGTAATTATCTATAGACATCCTTCTATGTTATTGCTATTATCACCTACCGAAATGCTTGAAGCCATTATCTTAGGAATCATACAAGGACTTACTGAGTTCCTGCCGGTAAGCAGTACTGCCCATCTCATCCTTGCACCATGGTTTTTTGGATGGAATGACCAGGGTTGCTGTTTGACGTTGTCCTCCATCTGGGTACTCTTACAGGTATAATTGCCTTCTTCTATAAGGACTTTTACATGATAATTCATGGGATGGTTACGAATCATAAAGACAGCATGGGAAAATTGAACATGGAGGGGAGGTTCGGCTGGTATATAGTAATCGGCACTATCCCGGCAGGTGTTGCCGGTCTTGCGTTTAAAGATAAGATAGAGACTATCTTCAGGTCTCCTCATCTGATCGCAATTACACTTATCCTATTTGGAATTATCTTATGGTGGGCAGAGGCGAAGGGAAGGAAGATGAGGAAAGCTCATCATCTTAATATATTTGATTCGATTATTATTGGTTTTGCCCAAGCCCTTGCCCTTATCCCCGGCGTATCTCGTTCCGGCATAACCATTACAGCAGGCCTTTTCAGAAACCTTGACCGTGAGACCTCAGCACGTTTTACATTCCTGTTAAGTACCCCGATTATCCTTGCCGGCGGACTGCTGAGTCTTATTCACGTTTACAAAACAGGACTCCCGCAAACCGGATTACAGCCGCTCATTGGTGGTTTCTTTGCATCAGCAATCTCAGGGTTTCTTGCCATTAAATACCTCCTGCTCTACCTCAGCAGACGGAAGGTGAATCTGTTTGTTTATTACAGGATTGTACTTGGGATAATAATTCTACTTGTGAGTTAACTCCTTACAGATTCGATGCTACCGGTGTATCAAACTTTATACCCGCTGCATATACTGAACCGCATCTCGAACACCATGCGATAGTACCGGGTTTATCCTCAAACTTTCTCTCACCATCAAAATCCCGCTGAGTAAAGGTAATCTCTATCGGCGTACCAACCTTGAGCAGCTTATTCATGTAGATACCGGTCCCGCCTTTACTGATATTGGCAATGTACACCTCATGGCTCTTCTTATCACCGGTGACCTTTAAGAAGCCAATGCTCATGATGCTTAACCTTCGGAATTTACGCTGACTTTTCATTCTCCCCCCATCCCCACCCTACCCCTCCCCTTGAAGGGGAGGGAATCGAGTTGTGAACTTTTTGTTCTTACTTCTAACTTCTTGCTTCTTCTGTCTGGCTTCTGGCTTCTGACTTCTTGCTTCTAACTGCTAACTGCTTACTGTTCACTATCCTTTAAGCTACTATCTCCGTCCCAATCCCCTTCTTAGTAAATATCTCAAGGAGTATGGAATGTGTAACCCGGCCGTCAATGATATGGGTCTTTTTGACCCCGGCGTCAATGGCTGCAAGGCACGCCTTGACCTTGGGTAACATGCCGGATGTTATAACACCGTTCTTTATCAGCTTCAACACCTCTTTACGGTTCAGTGTAGAAAGAAGTTTACCGTCTTTATTAAGGATACCCTTCACATCCGTTAAGAATATCAATTTTTCTGCCTTCAGCGTAGCGGCAATAGCCCCTGCGGCTGTATCTGCATTTATGTTGTATGTCTTGCCCTTTCCATCAACACCAATAGGGGCTATGACAGGGATAAACCTGCTCTCCTCCAATGATCGGATTATTTGTGGGTCAATCTTCTCAACCTCGCCGACAAGTCCCCTGTCTATTCCCTTGCCTCTGCCGTGGTTTCTCAATTTCTTTGCCTTAATAAGCCCCCCGTCTTTGCCTGTAAGACCGACAGCATTTCCGCCAAGCAGGTTAATCCTGTTCACGAGTTCTTTGTTGATCTTACCACCCAACACCATCTCCACAATGTCCATTGTCTCACCGTCAGTAATCCTGATACCCTCAAAAAACACAGGCTTTTTCCCCATCTTATCCATTACCTCTGAAATCTGAGGACCGCCCCCATGAACTACTACCGGATTCATTCCAAAATATTTTGTGAGCACCACATCTTCAGCAAACATATCCTTCAGTTTATCGCTCTCCATGGCATTGCCGCCGAACTTTATGACAATAGTCTTCCCTGAAAGATTCTTTATATACGGTAATGCCTCAACAAGTATCTGTGCCTTTTCTATGTTACGCTGCATTAAACCCCACCCTCACCCTCACCCTCTCCCTGAGGGAGAGGGAATCATTGGAATACCTAACCCTCTCCCTGAAGGTGAGGGGATCATTAGAATACCTATCCCTCCCCCCACTGGAGAGATTATTTCTTACTTCTACCTTCTTACTTCTTACTTCTTACTTCTGCCCCCTTACAAAATGTATCTGCTTAAATCCTGATCCTTAATTATATCTGCCAATTTCCCCTTCACATATTCTGCATCTATAACTATCTTCTTCTCTTTTAGTTCAGGGGCATCAAAGGATAGTTCATCCAGCATCTTTTCCAGAATAGTAAACAATCTCCTTGCCCCGATATTTTCCATACGCTCATTAACTGCAACTGCGGTGGCGGCTATCTCACTGATACCATCCTCTGTAAATGTAAGC
It contains:
- a CDS encoding Uma2 family endonuclease; amino-acid sequence: MAKPVIIEKETFEYEDINFLPDGNYEIINGERREMAPTGFEHGDFESIFSELLRKHLRNRGYVAVGEVGVIIKKKPLTLRAADVVYISKERSPERPKGMMEVSPDLIIEIVSETNTQSELTEKVKDYLSIGVTRVVLVDPQSKTVSVYKQGKREVLFFEFDEEFELVEGLKVKMNDIITS
- a CDS encoding PilZ domain-containing protein — translated: MKSQRKFRRLSIMSIGFLKVTGDKKSHEVYIANISKGGTGIYMNKLLKVGTPIEITFTQRDFDGERKFEDKPGTIAWCSRCGSVYAAGIKFDTPVASNL
- the argB gene encoding acetylglutamate kinase, which codes for MQRNIEKAQILVEALPYIKNLSGKTIVIKFGGNAMESDKLKDMFAEDVVLTKYFGMNPVVVHGGGPQISEVMDKMGKKPVFFEGIRITDGETMDIVEMVLGGKINKELVNRINLLGGNAVGLTGKDGGLIKAKKLRNHGRGKGIDRGLVGEVEKIDPQIIRSLEESRFIPVIAPIGVDGKGKTYNINADTAAGAIAATLKAEKLIFLTDVKGILNKDGKLLSTLNRKEVLKLIKNGVITSGMLPKVKACLAAIDAGVKKTHIIDGRVTHSILLEIFTKKGIGTEIVA